The genomic stretch agttactgaattcttcatttctgattaggtcttttttatattttctagttccttgttaaaattctcactgtgtttatcTATTGCTATCCCTAATTCAGTGatcattcttattactaatgctttaaATTATTGATCTGGtaagttgtttatttctttttcattatttatttcttcaggagttttcttttgctgtgtttcAGTTGAGACCAGttcttctgcctttttattttgcttaactttttctgcctctatgaatttaggtgaaacattTACCTATTGTGGTCTTGAAGGTGTGACcttatgtgggagtgtccctaTACAGACTGTGTGAGCCCAGTGCCTTTGGTGGGAGAGACGGATTTGACACAAGACATGTCTTTCCTCAGGTTGTACTCAGCTATCATCTTGGTAGGAGGTGGgactggagatggaggggctagagcTGGAGCCAGGTGCGAGGCAGggcttcccctctgctcagtggACATCACTGCCCTATCAGGAGTGGGGTCTGATCCCAAGTTGATGGAGGAGAAGCCCTGAGGGTCGGGCCCTAGCTGGCTTTGTTCCCTCTGAGTGTGTGCTTTCCCTTCACCAAGCACTGAGACCCTTGCTCCAGAGTGGCAGAGTGCTGACACAAGGGGAGGCTGTGTGGGCCCTCAGCTCCTGTTGGTAACAGACAGAGGTCAAAGCTGTCTCCAGTACACTGCCTGTGCTGGTGCCTGCAATTGTTTACCTCACTCTGCTGAATTGTAGCTTCGAGTCCAAGCCCCTTTGTCCCTCATAGCCAATCACTCCCCCAGCCTCTGACACCCCTGCCTTGTTGTGGAGCCACACTGCAGGGCAGGGGTCCTGCATGGAGTCTTGGACTGGTAGCTGTCAGAGCCCTGGGCTGCTTCCGACGTGCTGCTTGAGTAAGTGCCAGCAGTGGCTACCATTGCCCTACTCAAGTGCTGCCCCAGGACCGAGTCGCCTCTGTGTCTGACATGTGAGCTTTCTTCCTGGTGGTGGCAGCCACAGATCCATTGCCACGTTGTGACATAGAGTAAGCGGGGCTGGAGCAAACCCTCAGCTTGAGCTGCGGTGCTCCCTGAGTTGGTTGTGGTAAACCCGGCAGCCATTGGAGCCATCTCCTGTCTGCTGTCTCTGCCCTGCCTTGGGGCCACACCACATAAGTGGAGTCCAGGATTGTCTTGGCCCTCCTGTTAGTCTCAGCAGTCCTTAAATCAGCCAAGGGGGCTCGTCTCCCTGTGTAGGACCCCAGAACTGGGGCGCCCAGTCTGTGGCTAAAACTGCTTGCTCCCCAGGGTGCGTCTTTGCCCATGTATTGataatttcccttttttctctgagTCCCCTctcaggggcacaggtcctgacctgattgtttctcttcccttcctgcccAGTTCCttgtggatctttcttacagccttggctgtacaggagtctttctgcTAGTTTCtatttagttttcagtgagaattgttccatatgtagatgtatttttgatgtgttcattgcGGGGGGGAGATGAgttccatgtcctcctactctgccatctctATCGATCTCCTCCATTACTACTTTCTGATTCACATTAGTTGTTGGAATTTCCATCATGTCGTGGTCATCCTCTCAGCCCATGGCTGAATCACCTTGTTTTTAAGTTTCCTGTGTAACCACTCCTTTCTGCGTCTTCTGCACCCTGAAGCAAAGGTGAAGCGGTGAGCATGTTTTGCCTGATCTGTTGCAACTCTCTTCTTAGCTCTCACTGTTTCAAATAGTATCCATTTTAAGGTGATTTTCAATGATGCTGCTAGAACTTTCCTCAGGACTCATGGCTGTGATCTTATTGCCTTTATTCTCTTGGCCGCTGGACACAGTTGAGATAAATCacacttttgttttcattattctaggtATATTCTTCAACTAAATTTATTGCCAAATCTGAACTGTATAACTTAAAAGGAAATCTCTCAAATGTAATATAGTTTCTCCACAATGTTTTCTCAAAAGAACATCATTCCATTAAGTTGTAAGAAGAAAATTtgacatgaaaaaaattaatttaggaatttctttccctctcccattTAGTAAATACTATCTAAATTCTTGGCTGCAGAAAAGACCAGAGCATTGAACTAATTACTGTGATAGTTAGCAGTCATAGCCTGTTTATTTGCTAGACCCAATATAAGCTCATCCAAAGTAATAGTCATGTTGATTTTGAATAAATAGACTTGGGCAGTATTTTGGAAGGTACCTgcatgattcatatatatatttttaatgggattctctctttttttaaattaatttattttatttttgtctgcgttgggtcttcgttgctgtgtgtgggctttctctagttgcggtgagccagggctactcttcattgcattgtgcgggcttctcattgtggtggcttctcttgctgcggagcacagactctaggtgtgtgggcttcagtagttgtggcgcgcaggctcagtagtcgtggcttgcaggatctagagcacaggctcagtagttgtggcacatgggcttagttgctccgtggcatcttcctggaccagggctcgaacctgtgtcccctgcattggcaggcagattcttaaccactgcgccaccagggaagcccctgattcacATTTTGTGATGCTGTTTTTTTGGAAGGGGGCAACATAGTTTAGTAAATTAGAGCACAGATTCTGGATTCAAAACGTCTGGGTTCAGATTTCAGCTCTAGCATTTGTCAGTCACGTTGCCTTGGACCAGTTATACAACATCTCTAAGCCTCATTTTGTCTCATTGGATAATAATAGAACTGATAAGattggttgttgtgaggattacataaTATAATGCATATAAGCATAGAACTCTGTCCTATATTAGGAATTTGATAAATGGTGGCTCTAATGATTTTGCTGAAGATTGGATTTTAgtggataattttttatttttttttcggtatgcgggcctctcactgttgtggcctctcccgttgtggagcacaggctctggacgcgcaggcccagcggacatggcttacaggcctagccgctccgcggcatgtgggatcttcccggacgggggcacgaacccgtgtcccctgcatcggcaggcggactctcaaccactgcgccaccagggaagccttccctttAGTGGATAATTTTGACAGGAAACTCATCCTCAGCCagcttaagaaaaaagagaagtctGGCACAGAAAGTCAATTCTTGAATGATATCATAAAGGCTTGGTTCCTCTCCAATTCTTGGTCTACCCtttcattattttagtttcaTATGTTGACTTTACTCTTATGCTTTCTGTGAAAACACCAGGAAATTTCTGCCTCTCCCTTTGGAGTGACCAAATGCTGCATTTGCTTCTCACATTTACTTAAGTTCTGTATGATGAGAAAGAATAAGCATTTTGTCTGGTGGCCCCTGGCAAAATTAGGAAATTCACCTCGATTGGGTCCTTTTAGGTTATGTGCCTATTGCATTGCAGTCAGGGGAATATATGGGCTCATTTGCTTAGGTCTCCTCACATCCCTCATTGCATGTGTTTGGAATAGGGGTAGAGCCCTATCCAGACTCTACACTAAATGTGGGGCAGAGAGGGCACCGACATGGAAACAGGGGGCTATTTCTGTAGGAAGATGAAACAGATATGGGTACTCAAGGAACAACTATAAAGGTGATATCAgtgaaaaggttttttttcctactaTCCATTtactacatgaatgaatgaaaataacgGTTACTTATTTGCAAGGGCATCAGATTATGTGCTTGggaatcctttctctctctctctttttgttgttgttgcatatCTCCAGAGACTGAAATTGAGGTGCATCTTATTTTCTGCAAGTTATCGTTTAGCAACTCTGTGTGCCAATATGGCATAGCAGAACTTTATCAGGCTTGGAAAAGAAGTTCTGTGAGGTATAGCCCAACTCATTGGGATGTTCAGCCAGGATTCCTATTTCTCTTgtttagtttttcaaaagaaCCTTTGTAATACATGAAACGAATCAAAAAATGGGCCCCAGGACATATATGGCTCATCATCATTTTGATATTTGAAGCAAAGTAATCATAATAGCAAACTGGTTTTTAATAGTTTCAAAATTAACATCATTTATTTATCAAGTTTACATCTCTTGTGCACATAGATAAATATTTTCCTATCATGCTGTTTGAAGGGCAAACCTCAGGGTATTTAAGCTCTTTGAGGTTATTATACAAAGTTTCTTTGTATATGAGTGacagaattaaataataataaagctaaaTTCTCTCATTCTAAGTTATTGTCTTTTGAAAAAAACGACAATAATCCAATTCTGACTCTTTCTGATTGTGAAAATTCATTTATCTCATTTCTCAAGTAAGGTGGATGGACTTGTTGAATGAAGGCCTTTTCTGTTGTATTTGGGCAGGGTAGGATGCAGTGTTCACAAGGTCTGTGAGATCTAGAGAACATCCAGGTCATGGAGAGAGGGGAGGGTCCAGACAGCATGTGGACCATGTATTTGAACTCTCAGGGTGTGCAGGGTGCTCATTACCTCTCTTTACTTATATTTAATGGTTCAGATAACACTTATCATCATTTCCTGGGCAACAGAAGAGTGTTTTACCAGTGTACCACCTCAGGGGAAGATCTCAGTTTATAATAATTTACAGTAGTAGGTACTGTAGTACCTTCAGTCTCATCTAAATATGGGTCCTTTGCTATCAGCACACCTCTTCCGCTCTACCACACACAATCCTAGATGTCTTGGTCCTCGCCCTTTGATAAGGAGACATGTGAAAAAAGgatggtcgggcttccctggtggcgcagtctcATCAAAACCTCCAGTATGGACAGTTCTTCAGAGgactttttctttcccaaaatgcaacctgaaatatataaaaattgctGAGTTTTGCCACATACCATTGTCTACTGTTTATTACTTGCTTCTCTTCCTGGGATTTAggttctttcttcctctggttGGTCTGGGTCTAGTGGATCCAACATGGCCCTGGGGGCCTAAACATCTGTATGCAGCTCTCCTGGGGGTTTGCACCCTGACATTTGAGGCAGTGTGTGGCTGTCCCCCAGCCTCTACCACTCCTCAGTCTTCTGTATCTCATCTGctcctgatttattttcttcactgcTCTCAGGGAAATCACCCTTCATACCAGTATTCAAAATTCCCTGGGACTCCTTTTCTTCACTCACCTCACCTCACTTTTGTGACCTGTCTGAATCTACTTTCCCACCTTTGGTCCTCCAGGTTGGCATGTATTGTTGGAAAAAAATTGGCCTGGTATACAGAGTTATAAAACTGAGAACCTGTGGCGTCAGACCTTTGTGAGCCTTTCCGTGGATTGGCAGCCAAGCTATTTCTCACTTGGTTTGCTTTCATACTCTCCACAGCAGCTGGTTGAAAAGTTTACTGTGCATTTTAAGCTGTATGTTACATAACTCTAGTCCTCCAGCACAGAATGGGTAAGCAATACAAAATTTATTGAATCcatgaattaatgaattattgACTGAAAAGATGAATCTTTCATGGGGGAAACAAGGATTGgaatatcaaaaaaatatatatatatatatatatatatatatatatatatatatatagacctTGAGTTCTGTTGGGCACCTAGATCCTCATGGTAAATATTCCtttctgattaattttaaaaatattccaaaaaataaGGAATCCACCTAACCTCTAAATATGTTCATGAAGAATAACATAACAGAATAACAGAATAACAAATAAATCATGGTATACCATCCTAACATTTTGGTAAGTAGAGTCTCAACTTCAGTATTAAGTTGGTCTCACTGATAAAGCAAGATTAATCATGAAGTTATCAGTATCTATTTCACAAAATGGGATGGGGAAATATCACAGTataatttgatgaaattcaaatgaaaacgAGGCTTGGAGCTCGTTATTCATACCAGTTAACAAATACATGAGATAGAGGGTATCTAAGTACAATTGTCTACCAGAAATCTTATCAGCTATAACTTATTGTTTCAGCAAGTTTGAAGTACTTGTAATCACTTGGCTTAAGATGATTACTGAATAAAAAAACGAATTGTTACACAGCTGACTCGGAGGGATTTCAAATAGGGTAAGTTTACACTATAATTTGAGACAagctagaatttattttttggagGTGATTGTGAAAATAGTAAAGGACCTTTGGAGTTAGTGGCTGGCATTTTATGTCAGTggaattcaaaataatataaaaggaaaacGAGGCACATGTAACCACATTTATTCACAAAATAACTCTATCCTTGGAAATGTGAACGATAGTAGGCTGCTTTGTGGAGATTCTGTCCAGCATTCTGTCTGACATCATTCTTTGAGTGGACCAAGGCCTCTCTGAATGCTCCCCCTCCCTCACGCCTCCCATCAGCTCCTTTATACATCACCCCAATCCTTGGCCACTGTTTATGGAGTCAGATGAGTACCTCTGCCTGCCCTGTGCGGAGCAAAGCAGCAGAGGCATCTAGGATGCTCCGAGGGGAGCAGGAACGCAACAGCACTTTCTTCAGTGCAGTTGCATCCTTGCTCCTGCATGTGGCCCCTGAATTCGTAcagtaaattttccttttttgcttaaaTCTAGTATATAGTCCATGCTGCTGAGGCTGTGGTGAGATGTCATACATAGTTGGTAGTATTGTAAATTGTTACgttttctggaaaatatttggcaatacgtattaagaatattaaaaacattcataTCTGTATATGCACTTGTACCACTTCTAGGAGTCTATCATGAGGGATTTATCAGATTCATGCActtgaatattcatgtacaatgCAATTTATGATActgagaaatcagaaaaaagcTAAATGTTCCAATTTGAATATTAGCTAACTGTATCATGATGTGTCTGTATTTTGTAATGTTAtacaattattaaaatgtttagaaaaacatttaatgGAGTAGCAAACTACTGTGCTGTGACATTAAGTGAAAAATGTGTATACAAAATACTACGTACTTTATGACTCCAGTATCATgatttatacatgtacatgtgtataATTAGTAAGACAAAAGTAGAACATTGCACCTAAATGttaaaaatggtaatttttgAGCAGGAGAACTaaatatgacatttttttaaCTGCTTTCCTGTATTTCTTACAATAATCATGTATGTGAATAGAAAAATcctattattaaaaaattctgtgtaaaataatacattattttagTGTTAAAAGGAATGAGTTTTTTCTTTGTTGCATGAAAAACTTTGGAAAATTCAACATGGTGTATTTACTCCGTGTTGTGCAGTGGAATAAAGTgtgttctttatcttttcatgGCAGGATATAAAATCTAAAACCAACAGTGTTAACCTATCAGttgtatcaaaatttaaatagaaatatgttTGTACTTATTcacagttgttttaaaaataaatcagcatCTATTTTAAGTAATGAAGATTAAATACATTACagtaacattattttaatgtgAATATAACTTTGccagattttaataaaataacaacagtttagagatacacatatataggtagaatatatactttttaaaatagtaaggcatattttatgatatataatCTTTTTACCACAAAATACATATGCTTCTCAGATACGAAATAAAACTAATATGACTAGGAAGACACTACTACCTGGGACCAGAATAACACCTTTACAAgtagtttaatttttatacatgACTTTAGTAACATCATTATACAAATAAGCCATTTAGCAGGCGTGTTTTGGCAGTGTgaatctataagacactggttGAATTTCACATAAACTTCTGCAACCTGACAACTACTGCTTAGCAAGTCTTTGTATAAAGTGTGCAGTAGCAGGTACAAGTGGGCCCCAGTTGCTAATAGGTAAATAGGCACAAAAGCTTTGCTGCCCTTTGGAAGTTGGGCAGAGCAATCTTGAGCTCTGATCTCCTGTTGCTCCTCTCAAGTTTTAACATATTCTAAGTACCTTTATGTGGAAATCAAAAATAACGGAGCAAGAGCAGACTGGGGAGATGGCATTTCTACCAGTAAAATTTTCCAAATCAACACACTCATCCAGTTTCCGACATCATTCTTTGAGTGGACATCGTCTATCTGATGCAAAATGTGGCTTTGCTTTTTTTAGTTGCAAAGGGAGAGGGAAGCTTTTGTTCAGCTTTTGTTTAGAAAAGTCAGTTCAGTACACATAATCGACTTTCTTAATTCTGAGAAGTAGCTCATGCTCATTTGGTAGTGAAGTGTTGTAGAGGAATGTTTCTCTTGCTCCATCTTCAACAAGATGACTTCACAGACAGGTTTCAAGTGTGTCACTCAACCTCAATACACGGGACAGGCTTCTTGGTAGATGAGCTTCCATTTTCTGAGGGGCGGTAGGAAAGTGTGCTCATTTTTGTGGACAGGGTTGAGTGGGATTTGGCCTTTGGGGGAATGTATTTCAGAAGCtggagaaaatgttttttaaattttttccccagaaagcCATAAAAGAGAGGATTCAGGCAATTGTTAAAATAAGCTAAGCAAATAGTGATGGGCATGGCGGTGTCGACAATATCTGAAATTTTACAGTCATGTATGATGCCCAACTGAATCAATACATCCAGAAAAGTGAATATTTGGTGGGGaacccaggaaaagaaaaagaaaagcacaattGCCATAATTATCTTGAAAATATCATCTTTTCTTGGTTTGTTCTTCTGAATTTCATAAGCCTTCTTTAGGGTCTTCCAAATAAGAGTATAACTTGTGAGAATGatcagaaaaggaaacaagaaaccCAGTATATTCTTGGTTAGGCCCAGTCCTACGGGGAGGGTTGAATTTTGGGATTCGTAATGGAAAGCACAAACCGTGATATTGATATTCTCGATGAAAAATACATTGCGGTGGATTATAGTTGGCAAACTGGCCAAGCCAGCCAGCAGCCAAATAATGATGCAGGTGACTTTGGCCACGAGCATTGTGCGCCGAAGGCGGGACTTCATTGGGTGCACGATAGCCAGGTAGCGATCAATGCTTAGACATGTGAGTAGAAACACACTGGCATAGAGGTTGAAGCTGACGCTGGCTGAAGCGATCTTACATAGGTAATTGCCAAAGGGCCAGTGGTATTCCATAGCAGTGTAGACAGCCCATAGTGGCAAAGTCAGTAAAAAGCATAAGTCAGCCAGTgctaaattcaaaagaaaaacactggcCACAGTCTTCAGTTTCATGTAAAAGTAAATGACAATCACCACCAAGCTGTTTCCAAATATTCCCACCACAAAGATAATACTATATAAAGTGGGGATCATGACAAATATGTAATTGTGCCGTCCAGCTTTGGGACAGTCCTCTTGGATTCTTTTAATACCATATTCGGTGGAAGAGTTGAGGATCATTTTGATCTCCTGGGTTAGCTGGTCTCAGACAGTATGCCAAATGCAcctagaaaaaatacaaatgaaaaggtaaaaaatttttaacttccaGTTGTAAATGAATAGGTTTATTTCTCAATCATTAATACAGTAACTCAACTTtagtttttaggaaaaaaaatagatcatATTTTCTGGAGAAAAGCTGTGAACTGATAAAACCTAAGATTGCACATTTAAATTAAGTTTTGGAACATATTGCTTTTCTAGGAAATGATAAAGATCCTTCAGACAAGTAGACGTGGGGTTCTATGTGAATACTTATCTAGGTCCTTTGCCTTTTTTCTAGGAGTAAATCCTAGCTTCCAAATTGATTAGAAAAACATAatctaaatttcagaaaatactaCTGAATTAAATTAGTTATTCAGAAAGACTTGAGTTTTTCCTGAGGCTAATTAATTTGTCTTTAACCTCAGAAATGTGACACATCCATATCTTATTCTTTGAACCATTTCTTTCATATCACAATCTTAGGTAAAAAAATTATTAGCATCCTCCCTTAAGTGGTCTGAATAGCTGCCTCTACGTTCTGAGGAATTGATTTAAGAGGGGATAAAAGGGAGGGCTCAAGGCTTTGGGGAACAGCATTCTTTCTGTGGTTTTCCAGGTCACTACAGGCAGTTACCACTTATTCTTTAACTTCCACCCCAGTCTAGCAAAAGGGCCTGAATCTCGTAACTTTTGTGCCCACAGTCCATTTCTGGAATTAACTCTGCGGTTAACCGTTTGTCTAACAAGGATGTCAAATAAATAGATTAGGTCAGGATTATCAATAAAACATGTGTTTTGGGGGGGCTCAAGATAGCAGCAGCTTTTTAGGATTTTAGGAAGAATCAGACGCTCAGGAATGAGCTCCATAGAgacttttgcaaatatttgctccaaTATTTTACATAATCAACAATCAAGCCATTCATTTATGTGATTTAGAAAAGCATCAGTTTCTGCCCTAGACAAGAGTCTAACAAAAAACCCTTGGAAGGGAAGCTGAAGATGCTGTGAGGATAACATGGCAGGGTGTGGCACAGGCAGGCTCCGAGGTGAAGGCCAGCCCTAGGCACAGGCGAGGCTGGCCAGGCAGGGTAGTGGTGTTGGGTAAAGACCCTATTGCTCCACCAGGAGTGGGTCCCTAGATGAGCATGGGCGTGCTTTCCACTTGTAGCAGATGATCCTGGGTAAGGAGAGGAGCAGGAATAAGACATGAATAGTCTGCCCAGGATAGCTGCACTTGGCATCCAGGAGAGCTGGATGAACTCGCGCACTTAAGGTGGTGTCCATCTTGGTGCAAAGTGGTGCTATGAAAAGGATGAGTCTCAAGTAGCCAGATTTTAAGAGGTAACACTGGGAAAGAGAGGTTCTTAAGTGGCCTCTTTGCCTCCCCCAAGGAGGCAGTTATTCTCCCTACCCAAGCTTTTGGCTCTATGCCCTCGTCTTGTACTCAAGACTATATAATCTAAATCcctttattctcttttcattCATGGGGGCATCAGCATCCACCAACAGGCAGATGTCACATCATCTGTGGAGCCTTCCTGACTTGTGTGGGCAACTGGCTGTTCCATTTCTTGTGCTGCTTTGGCACTCTCGATGTAGGTTTTGACCTATATATTCCAATGGTATGTTGACATATCTGTCTTCTCCACTGGTTTGTCAGTGGCTTGAGGGTAAGGCCTGTTCGAAGCATCTTGTTCATTAGTATAGGCCCTGACACCTTCCTGGAAGCAGATGATAAATGTCTGGTAAATAAGAGAGCAAGTGGACaaattgaatgagtgaatattaTATAACTTAAAGCTACAAGTAGAGAGTATTGAGACTAATTTCTAGGGGCTAAtgaaatcaatttacattctgctCCCAAAGAATCTGACAGAAAATACTCAGTGTCAACCTGGGCTTCACCTTGGATAACAAGccaaaacccaaacccaaatcTAATCCCGAACCAAACCAAACCAtactgacaaaaaaataaaaaaccttggCACTTTTAGAAATCTgtagtttacaaaacagaagaagataaaaataaggaATTACTTAGTAGAAACTAGGGCTAGGCGCTCAGGAAGGTTTGACCTACTTCTTCCTTACCCAGAAGGATTTCTCTACACTTTCctgattttttcagtttttaaaaaagtcgTAATTACTGAAATCATGccaatttaaaagtataaattcaTTTAGGTAAACAAATactctattaaaaattaaatgcttcTTAAAAAGCCTATGAGCTAGCAGTCATTTATACCTTAAAGTggattaatttacttatttgctcTCCTTCTAACATCTAGTTGTGATAAGTTGGATTTTGCCTAGGAAAAAATTGGAAATGTCAAGGTTAAAGAATCTCAAAGATTAAAAGTAGCCTGGGTTGAACTGAAAATAGGGCAGagttaaatatttgtttcagTTTGGGCATAAGGGCACTAAATGTTAGGAAGGAATAAACCGGATTCATTAGGATTCCTTGGATGCCCTGAGCTTGGGTGCACAAGAGTAGGGAGGaaactctctttcctctcttgacCTCACTTTGAGGGCACACAACTCTTGCTGGTCCCATTTTTTGTCTAGAGGGGGTAGAACTTTATTGACTAGGCTGGAACTATAACCATCATTTATAA from Pseudorca crassidens isolate mPseCra1 chromosome 5, mPseCra1.hap1, whole genome shotgun sequence encodes the following:
- the AGTR1 gene encoding type-1 angiotensin II receptor; the encoded protein is MILNSSTEYGIKRIQEDCPKAGRHNYIFVMIPTLYSIIFVVGIFGNSLVVIVIYFYMKLKTVASVFLLNLALADLCFLLTLPLWAVYTAMEYHWPFGNYLCKIASASVSFNLYASVFLLTCLSIDRYLAIVHPMKSRLRRTMLVAKVTCIIIWLLAGLASLPTIIHRNVFFIENINITVCAFHYESQNSTLPVGLGLTKNILGFLFPFLIILTSYTLIWKTLKKAYEIQKNKPRKDDIFKIIMAIVLFFFFSWVPHQIFTFLDVLIQLGIIHDCKISDIVDTAMPITICLAYFNNCLNPLFYGFLGKKFKKHFLQLLKYIPPKAKSHSTLSTKMSTLSYRPSENGSSSTKKPVPCIEVE